Proteins from a genomic interval of Musa acuminata AAA Group cultivar baxijiao chromosome BXJ1-9, Cavendish_Baxijiao_AAA, whole genome shotgun sequence:
- the LOC135586530 gene encoding pentatricopeptide repeat-containing protein At2g17140-like: MNSSALAAELLCRNAGNPALAWRLLRHLLSSPAAPLPPLRLIISLSRLLVVARMLPELHHLRRLILLPRHPPAAVRTALSALVSVSASAGLLDDALAHFRSLRSQFPSHPPSTRLYNCLLKCSLRAHRADLVEVLYRDMLLAGVAPETYTFNILIFSLCDSDRIEEARLLFDNMPLKNCQPDEFSFGFLICRYCKAGLSHRAVELLNEMERLGRSPNIVIYNTLISSFCKEGSIGEAEKLVERMRKDGLFPNVVTFNSRISALCKAGKVLEAYQIFRDMQEDNVLGLPRPNQITFNLMLDGFCKGGMLEEARALVELMKVGGSLTSLQSYNIWLSGLVKCGRLLEAQQLLEEMVQQGIEPNSYSYNILIDGLCKEGMIYSARSVMSLMKNNGKSPDPVTYSSLLHWYCTRRNISGAIKILHEMTSSGCFPNSFTCNILLQNLWKEGRILEAEKLLQEMNKKGYGLGIVTCNIVINGLCENGKLDKAIEIVNSMWQHGSAALGELGNAFLGLVDDRNEKKKCCPGLITYSILINHLCKAGRLDEARKLLLEMMGRNVAPDSIIYDIFVHGFCKRGKVSSAFKVLRDMEKKACRPSTRTYNLLIWGLGKKHQIEEILDLINEMQEKGIPKNVRTYNNLIHALCDREMVDKAASLLEEMLHNSILPNITSFSMLIRAFCKISDFDAAQAMFHGALTACGQKEVLYSLMCNECFMYGKITEAKELLQIALEKEFSLEHFPYKSLIEELCKEDSIDDGHSLINTMIAKGYVFDPATFMPVIDALGKKGNKQEADKLSEKMMDMAAHHDESMVSFSDRLHGDSENKHQKQKQEQEVSLGSDWHNLLHRDDGSGIAMKLLKRVQKGWGQGSIPAPRPQNFDLVDEWEITN, translated from the exons ATGAACTCCTCCGCCCTAGCGGCCGAACTCCTCTGTCGTAATGCCGGCAACCCGGCCCTGGCGTGGCGCCTCCTCAGgcacctcctctcctcccccGCCGCGCCCCTCCCTCCTCTCCGTCTCATTATCTCTCTCTCCCGCCTCCTCGTCGTCGCCCGCATGCTCCCCGAGCTTCACCATCTTCGGCGCCTCATCCTCCTCCCTCGCCACCCTCCGGCCGCTGTTCGCACTGCCCTCTCCGCCCTTGTCTCCGTCTCCGCCTCCGCTGGCCTCCTCGATGACGCCCTCGCCCACTTCCGCTCTCTCCGCTCTCAATTCCCCTCCCACCCTCCTTCCACCCGACTTTACAACTGCCTCCTCAAGTGCTCCCTCCGAGCCCATCGCGCCGACCTCGTCGAGGTGCTCTACAGAGACATGCTTCTCGCTGGAGTTGCCCCCGAGACGTACACGTTCAATATTTTGATCTTTTCCTTATGCGACTCTGACCGTATCGAGGAAGCCCGGCTGTTGTTCGATAATATGCCATTAAAGAATTGCCAGCCAGATGAGTTCAGCTTCGGGTTCTTGATCTGCAGGTACTGTAAAGCAGGCCTCAGTCACAGGGCGGTGGAGCTTCTGAATGAGATGGAGAGACTCGGGCGCTCACCAAACATAGTGATCTATAATACATTAATTTCTAGCTTTTGCAAGGAGGGGTCCATTGGTGAAGCTGAGAAGTTGGTTGAGCGGAtgagaaaagatggtctttttcCTAATGTTGTCACTTTTAATTCTAGGATTTCTGCCCTTTGTAAGGCAGGTAAGGTATTGGAGGCTTACCAGATTTTCAGAGACATGCAGGAGGATAATGTGTTGGGTTTGCCAAGGCCGAATCAGATTACATTTAATCTGATGTTGGATGGATTTTGTAAGGGAGGCATGCTGGAGGAAGCCAGGGCCTTGGTGGAGTTGATGAAAGTTGGTGGATCCCTTACAAGTTTACAGAGTTACAATATATGGCTGTCAGGGTTGGTGAAGTGTGGAAGGCTGCTGGAGGCCCAACAATTGTTGGAAGAAATGGTTCAACAGGGTATAGAACCTAATTCATACTCTTATAACATTCTTATTGATGGTCTTTGTAAGGAAGGGATGATTTATAGTGCTAGATCAGTGATGAGTTTGATGAAAAATAATGGAAAGTCACCGGACCCGGTAACTTATAGCAGTCTACTCCACTGGTACTGCACGAGAAGGAATATATCAGGGGCCATCAAGATTCTTCATGAGATGACTAGTAGTGGATGTTTTCCCAACAGTTTTACTTGCAACATCTTATTGCAAAACTTGTGGAAAGAGGGGAGGATTTTGGAGGCAGAGAAACTATTACAAGAGATGAATAAAAAAGGATATGGTTTAGGCATCGTAACATGCAATATTGTCATAAATGGTTTGTGTGAAAATGGAAAATTGGATAAGGCAATTGAAATTGTTAATAGCATGTGGCAGCATGGAAGTGCAGCCCTTGGTGAACTTGGAAATGCATTCCTCGGTTTGGTGGATGacagaaatgaaaagaaaaaatgttGCCCTGGTCTAATCacctattcaattttgattaatcaCTTGTGCAAGGCTGGAAGGTTAGATGAAGCTAGGAAATTATTACTTGAAATGATGGGGAGGAATGTTGCTCCGGATTCGATAATCTATGACATTTTTGTACATGGATTTTGTAAGCGGGGAAAGGTGTCATCAGCTTTTAAAGTTCTAAGAGACATGGAAAAAAAAGCATGCAGACCAAGCACAAGAACATACAACTTACTGATATGGGGTTTGGGTAAAAAACACCAAATAGAGGAAATACTTGACTTGATTAATGAAATGCAAGAAAAAGGAATCCCAAAAAATGTTAGAACTTATAATAACCTAATCCATGCTCTCTGTGATAGAGAAATGGTAGATAAAGCTGCTTCACTTCTAGAAGAGATGCTTCATAATTCCATTCTTCCTAACATAACTTCTTTCAGCATGTTGATCCGGGCTTTCTGCAAGATTTCTGATTTTGATGCAGCTCAAGCCATGTTTCATGGAGCTTTGACTGCATGTGGACAAAAGGAAGTGCTCTATAGCTTAATGTGCAACGAGTGTTTCATGTATGGAAAGATAacagaggctaaggaacttctTCAAATCGCTCTAGAAAAGGAGTTTTCCCTGGAGCATTTTCCGTACAAAAGTCTTATTGAAGAACTTTGCAAGGAAGACAGCATAGATGATGGGCACAGTTTAATCAATACAATGATTGCTAAAGGTTATGTGTTTGATCCTGCAACATTTATGCCAGTGATTGATGCTCTAGGGAAGAAGGGAAACAAACAAGAGGCTGATAAACTTTCAGAGAAAATGATGGATATGGCAGCTCATCATGATGAATCCATGGTTTCTTTTTCTGATCGTCTACATGGTGACTCAGAGAATAAACATcaaaagcaaaagcaagagcaagAGGTTTCTCTTGGAAGCGATTGGCACAATCTTCTACACAG AGATGATGGAAGTGGAATAGCTATGAAACTTCTAAAGAGAGTGCAAAAAGGTTGGGGTCAAGGAAGCATACCAGCCCCACGACCACAGAATTTTGATCTTGTTGATGAGTGGGAGATCACCAATTGA